Proteins from a single region of Desulfolutivibrio sulfoxidireducens:
- a CDS encoding carboxymuconolactone decarboxylase family protein, translated as MARLPLPKHGELPPDARRLYDRLVAERGRIDGMYQTLLVHPDLLERVSALGGYLRFEGTDLPPQARELAILACARSMGAAYIWVKHAQHARQAGIPDDVIEDLREGREPGGLDPALSGVLEAARCALGRRSILKQTQDAIEKAYGVKGVVELVVLCGFYAMIAGVISAFEISLPEGASLPFASGRGEKDPGGGRGT; from the coding sequence ATGGCCAGGCTTCCGCTGCCCAAGCACGGGGAGCTTCCTCCCGACGCCCGTCGGCTCTATGACCGGCTTGTGGCCGAGAGAGGGCGCATCGACGGCATGTACCAGACCCTGCTCGTCCATCCGGACCTGCTCGAACGGGTGTCCGCATTGGGCGGCTATCTGCGCTTCGAGGGGACAGATCTGCCTCCCCAGGCCCGCGAACTGGCGATTTTGGCCTGCGCGCGGAGCATGGGCGCGGCCTACATCTGGGTGAAACACGCACAACATGCGCGACAGGCCGGCATCCCGGACGATGTCATCGAGGACCTTCGGGAGGGCCGCGAGCCGGGGGGCCTTGATCCGGCGCTTTCGGGTGTTCTGGAGGCGGCGCGTTGCGCCCTGGGCCGGCGCTCCATCCTGAAACAGACCCAGGACGCGATCGAAAAGGCCTACGGCGTCAAGGGCGTGGTGGAACTCGTGGTGTTGTGCGGTTTCTATGCCATGATCGCAGGCGTGATCTCCGCGTTCGAGATTTCATTGCCCGAGGGTGCCAGCTTGCCGTTCGCCTCCGGTCGTGGAGAGAAGGACCCGGGAGGAGGGCGCGGCACATGA
- a CDS encoding hydrogenase maturation protease — protein sequence MPYKKAVARRDGLFSLQKQEGNDVDWSLMFHKRVMVFGCGNILKGDDGLGPAVVRLLEEQGGLPDEVGLLDIGTSIREVLLDMLLMDPKPARIIVVDAVTEPSRNAGEFWEIDVDMVSPKKVKDFSLHQFPSVNLLKDLKETTGMDVRILVVQTGCIPDEIDDRLTPEVTAVLPRVADRVRELCLLP from the coding sequence ATGCCTTACAAAAAGGCCGTCGCCCGGCGCGACGGCCTTTTTTCACTCCAAAAGCAGGAAGGAAACGACGTGGACTGGTCGCTTATGTTTCACAAACGGGTGATGGTTTTCGGATGCGGCAACATCCTCAAAGGCGACGACGGCCTGGGACCGGCCGTGGTGCGTCTTTTGGAGGAGCAGGGCGGATTGCCGGACGAGGTGGGGCTGTTGGACATCGGCACCTCCATCCGGGAGGTGCTTCTCGACATGCTGCTGATGGACCCCAAGCCGGCGCGCATCATCGTGGTGGACGCGGTCACCGAGCCGAGTCGCAACGCCGGGGAGTTCTGGGAGATCGACGTGGACATGGTCAGCCCGAAAAAGGTCAAGGATTTTTCCCTGCATCAATTCCCGTCGGTGAACCTCTTAAAGGACCTCAAGGAGACCACGGGCATGGACGTGCGCATCCTGGTGGTCCAGACCGGGTGCATCCCGGACGAGATCGACGACAGGCTGACCCCCGAGGTCACGGCGGTTCTGCCCAGGGTGGCGGACCGGGTGCGGGAGCTGTGCCTTTTGCCGTAG
- a CDS encoding iron-sulfur cluster assembly scaffold protein — protein MNASDRLAEELQATCDADAVHHFGEAVVARWKAPRHMGVMFAPSTTVQVGGACGDSITIFLRIEGEHIIEASFSADGCGSSVVCTDAAMELVRGMTLDTAATLDAATILERLGGLPKDKEKSARVAARAVRQAVEDFRKRA, from the coding sequence GTGAACGCGTCCGACCGGCTGGCCGAGGAGTTGCAGGCCACCTGCGACGCCGACGCCGTACATCATTTCGGGGAGGCCGTGGTGGCCCGGTGGAAGGCTCCGCGGCACATGGGCGTCATGTTCGCGCCCTCGACCACGGTCCAGGTGGGCGGGGCCTGCGGCGACAGCATCACCATCTTTTTGCGCATCGAGGGCGAGCACATCATTGAAGCGTCTTTTTCCGCCGACGGCTGCGGATCGAGCGTGGTCTGCACCGACGCGGCCATGGAGCTTGTCCGGGGCATGACCCTGGATACGGCCGCGACCCTTGATGCCGCGACAATCCTGGAACGGCTCGGCGGCCTGCCCAAGGACAAGGAAAAAAGCGCCCGCGTCGCGGCCCG
- a CDS encoding hydrogenase iron-sulfur subunit: MAESFEPVIIGFLCNWCAYAGGDLAGVSRLQYPPNMRAIRVMCSGMVHPNLIVDALRKGADGVMVMGUHLGECHYLDGNNKALARAEGAKVVLEDLGINPERFAIEWVSSAEAPRFAEVVTAFTAKIRSLGPNPLKKKAAACA, translated from the coding sequence ATGGCTGAGAGCTTCGAGCCGGTGATCATCGGCTTTCTGTGCAACTGGTGCGCCTACGCGGGGGGCGACCTGGCCGGGGTCTCCCGTCTGCAGTATCCCCCCAACATGCGCGCCATCCGGGTCATGTGTTCCGGGATGGTGCATCCCAACCTGATCGTGGACGCCCTGCGCAAAGGCGCGGACGGCGTCATGGTCATGGGCTGACACCTCGGTGAATGCCATTACCTGGACGGTAATAACAAAGCGTTGGCTAGGGCCGAAGGCGCCAAGGTCGTTCTGGAGGACCTGGGGATCAACCCCGAGCGTTTCGCCATCGAGTGGGTCTCGTCGGCCGAAGCGCCCCGGTTCGCCGAGGTGGTGACCGCCTTCACCGCGAAGATCCGGTCTCTCGGACCAAACCCCCTCAAAAAGAAGGCCGCCGCGTGCGCCTGA
- a CDS encoding FAD-dependent oxidoreductase, which produces MTVQKLGSVMVVGGGIAGMQTALDLADSGYYVYLVEKKSGIGGVMAQLDKTFPTNDCAMUIISPKLVECGRHLNIELMTLSEVVAVEGAQGDFTVKVKRHPRYIDMDKCIACGLCAEKCPKKVENEFNEGLDKRKAAYILYGQAVPLKYAIDAENCIYLTKGKCRACEKYCPTGAINFADTERIVEVKVGSVILAPGFKPFDPTAFDIYNYAQIKDVVTSLEYERLLSASGPCMGHLVRPSDHTEPKRIAWLQCVGSRGINKCDNGFCSSVCCMYAIKQAMVTKEHTTGDVRQTVFYMDIRSHGKDFEKYYVDAGKKGISFVRARPHTFTPGPDGKGVKLRYVDESGLEHDEFYDMVVLSIGLEAPADAKALAETADIRLDKYRFAKCDSFAPVSSSRDGIYVAGCFQSPKDIPQSVTEASSAAACAAVALAESRGTLTKEKTYPPEKDVSADAPRVGVFVCSCGINIAGVIRVDEVVEYAKTLPHVVFVENNLFTCSSDTQVLIAGKIKEHALNRIVIAACTPRTHEPLFKDTLREAGINEYLVEMANIRNQNSWVHGNEPDKATEKAKDQVRIAVAKAGLLSPLEYLSVNVVQKALVIGGGLSGMTAALGIADMGYETVLLEKGDVLGGNALRLNKTWKGEDIRPRVAAMAARVESHPRIKVLKNATLKSAVGSVGNFVSEIDVAGETLAVNYGVAVVATGGAEYKPTEYLYGQDDRVKTHLEFDALLDADPQAAKAAESVVFIQCVGSREPERPYCSRVCCTHSVESAIELKKLNPDMNVFIFNRDIRTYGLREDLYTEARRLGVIFVRYETDKKPKVIKEGDALYVVGDDHILHRSLKIKADYLVLASAIVPNQTRELVDLYKCSVGADGFLTEAHPKLRPVDMSVDGLFLAGLCHYPKPVDEAVAQAQAAVSRAGVILAKSVMPLDSIKSMVTDKCDGCALCVDTCPYNAISLVVYSENGREHKRIQTDKALCKGCGICMATCPKQGVNVGGFTMEQLKAQVETILTCA; this is translated from the coding sequence ATGACGGTACAAAAACTCGGTTCGGTCATGGTCGTGGGCGGCGGCATCGCAGGCATGCAGACCGCGCTCGACCTGGCCGATTCCGGCTACTACGTTTACCTGGTCGAAAAGAAGTCGGGCATCGGCGGGGTCATGGCCCAGCTCGACAAGACGTTTCCCACCAATGACTGCGCCATGTGAATCATCTCACCCAAGCTGGTCGAGTGCGGTCGGCACTTGAACATCGAGTTGATGACCCTGTCCGAGGTGGTGGCTGTCGAGGGCGCGCAGGGCGATTTCACCGTCAAGGTGAAACGGCATCCGCGTTACATCGACATGGACAAGTGTATCGCCTGCGGCCTGTGCGCCGAAAAGTGTCCCAAAAAGGTCGAGAACGAATTCAACGAGGGACTGGACAAGCGCAAGGCCGCCTACATCCTGTACGGCCAGGCCGTGCCTCTGAAATACGCCATTGACGCCGAGAACTGTATCTATCTGACCAAGGGCAAATGCCGGGCCTGCGAAAAGTACTGTCCCACCGGTGCGATAAACTTCGCGGACACCGAGCGGATCGTCGAGGTCAAGGTCGGGTCGGTCATTCTGGCCCCGGGATTCAAGCCCTTCGATCCCACCGCCTTCGATATCTACAACTACGCCCAGATCAAGGACGTGGTCACAAGCCTCGAATACGAGCGGCTTCTGTCCGCCTCGGGTCCGTGCATGGGCCATCTGGTGCGGCCCTCGGATCACACCGAGCCCAAGAGGATCGCCTGGCTGCAGTGTGTCGGGTCGCGCGGCATAAACAAGTGCGACAACGGATTTTGTTCCAGCGTGTGTTGCATGTACGCCATCAAGCAGGCCATGGTGACCAAGGAACACACCACCGGGGACGTGCGACAGACCGTCTTCTACATGGATATCCGCTCCCACGGAAAGGATTTCGAGAAATACTACGTCGACGCAGGGAAAAAGGGCATCTCCTTCGTGCGCGCCCGGCCTCATACCTTCACCCCGGGTCCCGACGGCAAGGGTGTGAAGCTGCGCTACGTTGACGAATCGGGTCTCGAACACGACGAGTTCTACGACATGGTGGTCCTGTCCATCGGCCTCGAGGCCCCGGCCGACGCCAAGGCCCTGGCCGAGACCGCGGACATACGGCTCGACAAGTACCGTTTCGCCAAGTGCGACAGCTTCGCGCCGGTCTCCTCCAGCCGTGACGGCATCTACGTGGCCGGCTGCTTCCAGTCGCCCAAGGACATCCCTCAGTCCGTGACCGAGGCCTCCTCGGCGGCGGCCTGCGCGGCCGTCGCCCTGGCCGAGAGCCGGGGCACCCTGACCAAGGAAAAGACCTATCCGCCCGAGAAGGACGTCTCCGCCGACGCCCCGCGTGTGGGCGTTTTCGTGTGTTCCTGCGGCATCAACATCGCCGGGGTGATCAGGGTCGACGAGGTGGTGGAATACGCCAAGACCTTGCCGCATGTGGTCTTTGTGGAAAACAACCTCTTTACCTGCTCCTCCGACACCCAGGTGCTCATCGCCGGGAAGATCAAGGAACACGCCTTAAACCGCATCGTCATCGCCGCCTGTACCCCCAGGACCCACGAACCCCTGTTCAAGGACACCCTGCGCGAGGCCGGCATCAACGAATACCTGGTGGAGATGGCCAACATCCGCAACCAGAACAGTTGGGTGCACGGCAACGAGCCGGACAAGGCCACGGAAAAGGCCAAGGACCAGGTGCGCATCGCCGTGGCCAAGGCCGGGTTGCTTTCCCCCCTGGAATACCTCTCGGTCAACGTGGTCCAGAAGGCCCTGGTCATCGGCGGCGGCCTGTCGGGCATGACCGCGGCCCTTGGCATCGCGGACATGGGCTACGAGACGGTGCTCCTTGAGAAGGGCGATGTCCTGGGCGGCAACGCGCTTCGACTTAACAAGACCTGGAAGGGCGAGGATATCCGGCCCAGAGTGGCGGCCATGGCGGCCAGGGTGGAGAGCCATCCACGGATCAAGGTCCTTAAAAACGCCACGCTCAAAAGCGCCGTGGGTTCGGTGGGCAACTTCGTCAGCGAGATCGACGTGGCGGGCGAGACCCTGGCCGTCAACTACGGCGTGGCCGTGGTGGCCACGGGCGGCGCCGAGTACAAGCCCACGGAATATCTCTACGGCCAGGACGACCGGGTCAAGACCCACCTGGAATTCGACGCGCTTCTCGACGCCGACCCTCAGGCGGCCAAGGCGGCCGAGAGCGTGGTGTTCATCCAGTGCGTGGGGTCGCGCGAGCCCGAGCGTCCCTACTGCAGCCGGGTGTGCTGCACCCATTCCGTGGAGTCGGCCATCGAGCTGAAAAAGCTCAATCCGGACATGAACGTGTTCATCTTCAACCGCGACATCCGCACCTACGGGCTGCGCGAGGACCTGTACACCGAGGCCCGCCGCCTGGGCGTGATCTTCGTGCGCTACGAGACGGACAAAAAGCCCAAGGTGATCAAGGAAGGGGACGCCCTCTACGTCGTCGGCGACGACCACATCCTGCATCGGTCCCTGAAGATCAAGGCCGACTACCTGGTCCTGGCCTCGGCCATCGTGCCCAACCAGACCCGGGAGTTGGTTGACCTCTACAAGTGTTCGGTGGGCGCGGACGGCTTTTTGACCGAGGCCCATCCCAAGCTGCGGCCCGTGGACATGTCCGTGGACGGCCTGTTTCTGGCCGGGTTGTGCCACTATCCCAAGCCCGTGGACGAGGCCGTGGCCCAGGCCCAGGCGGCCGTGAGCCGGGCCGGGGTGATCCTGGCCAAGTCGGTCATGCCGCTTGATTCCATAAAGAGCATGGTCACCGACAAGTGCGACGGGTGCGCCCTGTGCGTGGACACCTGCCCGTACAACGCCATCTCCCTTGTGGTCTATTCGGAAAACGGCCGCGAGCACAAGCGCATCCAGACGGACAAGGCCCTGTGCAAGGGCTGCGGCATCTGCATGGCCACCTGTCCCAAGCAGGGGGTCAATGTGGGCGGTTTCACCATGGAGCAGCTTAAGGCCCAGGTGGAGACCATCCTGACCTGCGCCTAG
- a CDS encoding 4Fe-4S binding protein translates to MLIINESAFPKKEPKAAIRKEICDGCAICVDVCPRSCLTVVVNQKRPNARIVTLRAELCSGCGACQGTCPKEAIFIPGLSTADLRGYMHQALELAGVRP, encoded by the coding sequence GTGCTTATCATAAACGAGAGCGCCTTTCCGAAAAAAGAGCCCAAGGCGGCCATTCGCAAGGAGATTTGCGACGGATGCGCCATCTGTGTGGACGTGTGCCCCAGGTCCTGTCTGACGGTGGTGGTCAATCAGAAACGTCCCAACGCCCGGATCGTCACGCTTCGCGCGGAACTGTGCAGCGGGTGCGGGGCCTGCCAGGGCACCTGCCCCAAGGAGGCCATCTTCATCCCTGGACTGTCCACCGCCGACCTGCGCGGCTACATGCACCAAGCCCTGGAACTCGCCGGAGTCCGTCCGTGA
- a CDS encoding methyl viologen-reducing hydrogenase, which translates to MVKIAEEWLNSCSGCEIAILNIGDVLVDLLPQLEFVHIPVLIDKKYYGQTGENSKLDIPEAVVGIVSGGVRNSEHLEVLEKMRERCQILIALGTCATDGGIPALGNMYSLKEIKDFMYRESPTTDPGPDPDFKTYHIPEAFETVTALDEHVKVDIKLPGCPPHPDWITAAVLALLDGKTELKLPERSVCDTCPTIRQSKKSAGDLKRILEAPEFDPDKPVDEMRCLLEQGFMCLGPVTRAGCSGMTGTAPRCIATRVPCRGCYGPVKDGALPIIDYVGALSTVGYDPRKMIDRRGFLCRFNGAHSVLRKLG; encoded by the coding sequence ATGGTCAAGATAGCTGAAGAATGGCTCAACTCGTGTTCGGGATGCGAAATCGCGATCTTAAACATCGGCGACGTCCTGGTGGACCTGTTGCCGCAGCTTGAGTTCGTGCACATCCCGGTTTTGATCGACAAGAAATACTACGGCCAGACCGGCGAAAACTCCAAACTGGACATCCCCGAGGCCGTGGTGGGCATCGTGTCCGGTGGGGTGCGCAACTCCGAGCACCTGGAGGTGCTCGAGAAGATGCGCGAGCGCTGCCAGATCCTGATCGCGCTGGGCACCTGCGCCACGGACGGCGGCATCCCGGCCCTGGGCAACATGTATTCGCTCAAGGAAATCAAGGACTTCATGTATCGGGAGTCGCCGACCACCGATCCCGGTCCCGATCCCGACTTCAAGACCTACCACATCCCCGAGGCCTTCGAGACGGTCACGGCCCTGGACGAGCACGTCAAGGTGGACATCAAGCTGCCCGGCTGCCCGCCGCATCCTGACTGGATCACGGCCGCCGTCCTGGCCCTTCTGGACGGCAAGACCGAGCTGAAGCTGCCCGAGCGGTCGGTGTGCGACACCTGTCCGACCATCCGCCAAAGCAAGAAAAGCGCCGGGGACCTCAAACGCATCCTGGAGGCCCCGGAATTCGATCCGGACAAGCCCGTGGATGAGATGCGCTGCCTTCTGGAGCAGGGCTTCATGTGTCTGGGGCCGGTCACCCGGGCCGGCTGCTCGGGCATGACCGGAACGGCCCCCCGGTGCATCGCCACCCGGGTGCCCTGTCGGGGCTGCTACGGTCCGGTCAAGGACGGGGCCTTGCCCATCATCGACTATGTGGGCGCGCTGTCCACCGTGGGCTACGACCCGCGCAAGATGATCGACCGGCGGGGCTTTCTGTGCCGGTTCAACGGCGCGCACAGCGTGCTGCGAAAGCTCGGCTAG
- a CDS encoding Ni/Fe hydrogenase subunit alpha — protein sequence MASPNIAKTIRVAPVTRIEGHAGFEIMLDDSGNVADARMAIMTLRGFEKFVVGRPVEEVRDIVNRICGICPWNHHLASCKAADGCLGVTPPPAGRKLRELCHMLAFIPDKILHFYFLAAPDFVLGPDADYSVRNVVGVVGAAPDLAKQVVHMRYKVQMALEKFAGKVIHPIAAVPGGYSRPMLEEERKELLAVVKEALDFSVFSLQFAKENVFPKYLDVINTVGVFPSGYLGTVRPSDGALEFHDGELRMMDRDGNYEQFKYNEYQDYIAEHVEPWTYLKFPYMKKVGKMVLDETDPVGVYRVNCLARINVCDHMATPLAQKELEIFRSAFGRPAHQTLLYNYARLIELIQCCERAEELLNDPEITSREVRHQKIEPRAGEGVGCLEAPRGTLIHHYKTDDNGLVTMANLIVATGHNNAGMNLGVKQAAKALIKDGKYDQGVLNTIEMTIRAYDP from the coding sequence ATGGCTTCGCCAAACATCGCCAAAACGATCCGCGTCGCGCCCGTGACGCGCATCGAGGGCCACGCCGGGTTCGAGATCATGCTCGACGATTCCGGCAACGTGGCCGACGCGCGCATGGCCATCATGACCCTGCGCGGCTTCGAGAAATTCGTCGTGGGCAGGCCCGTGGAGGAGGTCCGGGACATCGTCAACCGCATCTGCGGCATCTGTCCCTGGAACCACCATCTGGCCTCGTGCAAGGCCGCCGACGGCTGCCTGGGCGTGACCCCGCCCCCGGCCGGACGCAAACTGCGGGAATTGTGCCACATGCTGGCCTTTATCCCGGACAAGATCCTGCACTTCTACTTCCTGGCCGCCCCGGACTTCGTTTTGGGGCCTGACGCCGACTATTCGGTCAGAAACGTGGTCGGCGTGGTCGGGGCCGCCCCGGATCTGGCCAAGCAGGTCGTGCACATGCGCTACAAGGTCCAGATGGCCCTGGAGAAGTTCGCCGGAAAGGTCATCCACCCCATCGCGGCGGTGCCCGGCGGCTATTCCCGGCCCATGCTCGAGGAGGAGCGCAAGGAACTGCTGGCCGTGGTCAAGGAGGCCCTGGACTTCAGCGTCTTTTCGCTCCAGTTCGCCAAGGAGAACGTCTTCCCCAAATACCTGGACGTGATCAACACCGTGGGCGTGTTCCCGTCCGGGTACCTGGGTACCGTGCGCCCGAGCGACGGAGCCCTGGAGTTCCATGACGGCGAACTGCGCATGATGGACAGGGACGGCAACTACGAGCAGTTCAAGTACAATGAATATCAGGACTACATCGCCGAGCACGTGGAGCCCTGGACCTATCTCAAGTTCCCGTACATGAAAAAGGTCGGGAAGATGGTCCTGGACGAGACCGATCCTGTGGGCGTGTACCGGGTCAACTGTCTGGCCCGCATCAACGTGTGCGATCACATGGCCACGCCCCTGGCCCAGAAGGAACTTGAGATATTCCGGTCCGCCTTCGGCCGTCCGGCCCACCAGACGCTTTTGTACAACTACGCGCGCCTGATCGAGCTCATCCAGTGCTGCGAGCGGGCCGAGGAGCTCCTCAACGACCCCGAAATCACCAGCCGCGAGGTGCGGCATCAGAAGATCGAGCCCCGGGCCGGCGAGGGCGTGGGCTGTCTCGAAGCCCCGCGCGGCACGCTGATCCACCACTACAAGACCGATGACAACGGCCTGGTGACCATGGCCAACCTCATCGTGGCCACCGGCCACAACAACGCGGGCATGAACCTGGGCGTCAAGCAGGCCGCCAAGGCCCTGATCAAGGACGGCAAATACGACCAGGGGGTGCTCAATACCATTGAGATGACCATACGCGCGTATGACCCGTGA
- a CDS encoding cyclase family protein gives MKTRSALTGMIPLVAWLVLAPASWCLAGDGLSLKDAWEVIKQKTFVDLTHAFAPGIPHWKGFPDEKRETVYWYEPGVGTLGAGFYAQTFTHVGQWGTHVDPPAHFVKGLRTVDRIDVKEMILPLVVIDVHEAVADNPDYTVTMDDVRDWERRHGPIPEGAFVAMRTDWSRRWPDMEAMRNRDARGIAHSPGWSLEVLRYLYEERKITASGHETTDTDPGMATSRDDYSLETYILGRDHYQIELLAHLDAVPEAGALVVAAFPKPKDGSGFPARVFAILP, from the coding sequence ATGAAAACGCGATCCGCGCTCACGGGGATGATCCCCCTTGTGGCCTGGCTGGTTCTGGCCCCGGCCTCCTGGTGTCTGGCCGGGGACGGGCTTTCGCTTAAGGACGCGTGGGAGGTCATAAAGCAAAAGACATTCGTTGACCTCACCCATGCCTTCGCCCCCGGGATTCCGCATTGGAAAGGGTTTCCCGACGAGAAGCGGGAGACGGTCTACTGGTATGAGCCGGGCGTGGGGACCCTGGGCGCCGGGTTTTATGCCCAGACCTTCACGCATGTGGGGCAATGGGGAACCCATGTCGACCCGCCGGCGCATTTCGTGAAGGGCCTGCGCACGGTGGATCGGATCGACGTCAAGGAGATGATCCTTCCCCTGGTCGTCATCGACGTGCACGAGGCGGTGGCGGACAATCCCGACTACACCGTCACCATGGACGACGTCCGGGATTGGGAACGGCGGCATGGGCCGATCCCCGAGGGGGCGTTCGTGGCCATGCGGACCGACTGGTCCAGGCGCTGGCCGGACATGGAGGCCATGCGGAACAGGGACGCACGCGGCATCGCGCACTCTCCCGGCTGGAGCCTTGAGGTGTTGCGGTATCTCTATGAGGAGCGCAAGATCACCGCGTCAGGCCATGAGACGACGGATACGGACCCCGGCATGGCCACGTCCCGGGATGACTATTCCCTGGAAACGTACATCCTGGGGCGGGACCACTACCAGATCGAGCTGTTGGCGCACCTGGACGCGGTGCCGGAGGCCGGGGCTCTGGTCGTGGCCGCCTTTCCCAAGCCGAAAGACGGCTCCGGGTTCCCGGCCCGGGTGTTCGCCATCCTGCCCTGA